In the genome of Piliocolobus tephrosceles isolate RC106 unplaced genomic scaffold, ASM277652v3 unscaffolded_25985, whole genome shotgun sequence, the window caaattagctgggcatggtagtgcgcacctgtaattccagctacttgggaggctgaggaaggagatcacttgagcccaggagttcaaagctgcagtgagccatgattacactactgcactccagcctgggggccagggcaagaccttgtctcaaataaatcgataaattaaattaaattaaatggagccaggtgtggtggtgtgcacctgttgtcccagctactcaagaagccaagacaggaggatcacttgagcccaggagttggaggacgcctgggcaacatagtgaatgagaacccatttctaaaaaaataaatgaggccgggcgcagtggctcaggcctgtaatctcagcactttgggagggccgaggtgggcagatcacctgaggtcaggagtttgagaccagtctggccaacatggtgaaacaccgtctatactaaaaatacaaaaaattagctgggcatggtggcaggcgcctataatctcagctacttgggaagctgaggcagaagaatcacttgaacccaggaggtggaggttgcagtgagctgagatcatgccactgcactctagcctgagcaacagagcgagactctgtctcaaaagaaaaataaaataaaataaaaaataaattaaaataaaattaaaaagttgtatGTAAAAGTAACCTAGGAGGGCCagaaacagtggctcatgcctgttatctcagcactttgggaggctgaggccagaggactgcctgagcccaggagtttgagaccagcctgggcaacatggggagaccccatctcttcagaaaacaaaagagtCAGCCAGGCGTAGTGATGCACttggtggtcccagctattcaggaggctgaggtgggaggatcccttgagcccaggaggctgaagctgtagtgagccgtgaccgcaccactgtactccagcctgggtgacagaacaagaccctatctaaaaaaaataaaaaaatttttaaacctaaaaaatataattaagtgaCTAAAGAAACCTGAGAGATAAGTCCAGTCAAAGTGACCTAACTAAGTGTTTGCAAACTCTAGAAGGAAAAGTACGATTTGTTAATAGAAGGAACTGATTTAAACAGGTCTAGAAGTGAGaatgtatgagaaaaaaatgtgtcaGTGTTTCCCATCCACTAAGCTGGGCTTCATGCTGTGCCATTTAGCAATTATTTGTATTCTCTCCCTAAAAATCAACAAATTGGGAATCAGATTTAACaattaaaatcaactttattttgATAAGTTTCTGGTCCTTCCAAGCCCTTAGGCATCCCACAAAACTCAATCTGCAAGTGGCCCTCTGTTTCCTTGCCCATTGAATTCAATGAAGAATATAACTTTAACTTAGTacttaaaatactttcaaaacttACCCAATTGATCGTAATTTGAAATTTCTTTGATCAATACTAAGTACTTTCACTTcctagagaggaaaaaaaaattttaattaaaaaagctCATAATAGACCATCTActaaaaatctttttgttttgttttgtttttttggaccATCTACTAAAAACCtgtacaaccttttttttttttttttttttttttctgagacagagtcttactctgtcgcccaggctggagtgcagtggcgtgatctcggctcactgaaacatccgcctcccgggttcaagcaattctcctgtctcagcccaccaagtagctgggactacaggtgcctgccaccacgcccggccaatccattttttttgtatttttagtagagacggggtttcaccttattggtcagactggtcttgaactcctgacctcaggtgatccacccaccttagcttcccaaagtgctgggattacaggcatgagccaccacccctggcctttACAACCTTTTCTAGAAAACAATAGCATACAACTTCTGTgaagcaaagaaaattaaaatattagcttaAACAGGACAACAaatgagatatatatgtatatgggtttttttgtttttgttttttttgagacaaggtttcgctctgttgcccaggctggagtgccgtggcatgatcttggctcactgcaaccttcacctcccaagttcaagcaatcctcccacctcagcttctggagtagataggaccacaggcatgcgccaccgcacccagattattattgtttgtttgtttgttttcagagagggagtttcgccatgttgcccaagctgattattaaatatatttcaaggaAATAAGTTTTTTCTTACATATTCAAGGGAGGCATTCTAGAAGAATGTAAGATCTAAAAATATGAGTCAAAAGAATTTCTCTGCAAGATATATGGTAGAGGACTACTCTGGACACACTGCCTAtagggtagccctgctctgcaaggggCAGTACCTCCACTGCTGCTGTACACTGCCACTTCAATAAAAGCTGTTGTTTAATGCTGGAGGAAAATAGATATATGGTGGAGGAGGACATAGGATTTCAATCACTCTGAGCCTAATAAAATACTGGTAGGCACTTGAATTCTGTAGGGTGAGTGACTCAGTTGATAGAGTGAGTATAAGCAGTGAAGCTGGTAAACCAGAGAATGGAGGAATTATAAAAGCAGAGTGCCATCTCTGTTAAATAACAATGACATTGCAGATGTGTTCCCTTCTAAAGGATGACAGCAGCAAGCAATCTCCATttggcttttccttttttcatattAAGGAAAACTAAAAGCTGCAATTGTTTAACTTAGGCCAATGTGACAGGGCTACTACATTTCAAATGGAACAAAAGGAACAATAGATGGACATAAATATAGCTCAAACTTGGGACATATAAAAAGTGTGGATGAGGCTGTGTGCAacgctcacacctgtagtcccagcactttgcaaaattgagacaggaggattgccggaggctaggagttcaagaccagcctcagcaacatagcaacaccctgtctctatcaaaaacaaaaacagaaaaaaacgtGGATGAAAACTGTAGGTACCTTTTTATCACACAATACTGATTAGTGACAAATACATGAGATCTGAATACGAAATGTTCACACATAGGCAAATACAGGTTAACCAGGAAGTACCCATGGTCACTATGATTTCTGCAAATCAGTATCGTCTTATTTGTATGGATTGGTTTTGTTTCACATGTCCTATTTTAAATCATCTGTTCTATCTTAAAGTATGAACTAAGAATCCATTTgctcagtaaaaaagaaaaacctttgctTACCCGGGGTATGAAGAATTCATCAGCACTGAACTTATAAAGCCATTCATCCAAAAAGTGAAACAGAAGAGACTGTAAGTCATCTCCTACACAGGATCAAAACAGCCATAATAGTATGTTTAATAATTCTGGTCTCTAAAAACATACTTGAatttaaaagtacaataaatGTCTAGGTcagtttaaagagaaagaaaagactcaTCATTAATTTTCTGGTTCTTTTTGtgaaaatatactcagattaCGTAGAATACTGCACAATTGTATACAATACTGTATAACAATTTCTTCCTTGTGAATAAATCATTTACCTTGGGTTTCTACTTCTACTGTTTGGAGGGGCTCCACTGTCCCAGTATCTGTCATGTAACCAAACATGGCCATTGCACATTGCTCGAATGCTTCCTCCAGAGTATCTCCCCATGCGTGTAACCTAAAGAAGCATATTCATGCTCGGTGTAATATAATCCACcgtgaaaaagaaaacttgatagcaagcaaagtcaaaataaattcagtatgataaatacaaattttaaggCCTCAATCAATTTAATGGCACTGCAACTgggtgcttttatttttattatttatgttttttagactgagtctcactctgtcgcccaagctggagtgcagcggcacgatctcgggtcactgcaacctccgcctcctgggttcaagcgattctcctgcctcagcctcacaagtagctgggattacaggcacacaccaccacgcctggctaatttttgtatttttagtagagacggggttttaccatgttggtcagtctggtgtcgaactcctgaccacatgatccgtttgcctcagctcccaaagtgctgggattataggcgtgagcaactgtgcccagtcttatttttatttttgagatggggtctctctttgtcacccaggctggagtgcagtggtgtgatcttggctcactgagccACTGAACCCTGCAAAACTGGGTGCTTTTAAACCATGATTTTCATATTGTGTAGGAACCAAaatgagaggagaaaaatgaaagataggGATACCAAGATTAAAACATTCAGTCTTCCTATTGACATGGTTTCAAAGGAATGAACTCCCACTATACTCACTGGACATCCGCTGTATGATCCAAAtctgagggagagagggaaagacacTTATAAGACACTAAACTTCACTctcaaatcacacacacaaaataactcTAGTCCGTTATTATTAGGAATATCATCTTTAAAGAGCAAGAAAACGTAGGCCAGTCCATCCACACCTTTTGCTATCTATTTACTCAACAAAGCTAATTGCTTTGCTTtgttggaatcttttttttttttttgagacagagagctgagatcgtgccactgcactccagcctgggcaacagagcaagactccatctcaaattaaataaataaataaaataaaattccaggttTCTGTCTCACCTTTTCTTTTACAGTGAACCTCATCCTAGATAaaatcaatttagaaaataaactccggccgggcacggtggctcaagcctataatcccagcactttgggaggccaagacgggcggatcacgaggtcaggagatcgagaccatcctggctaacacggtgaaaccccgtctctgctaaaaatacaaaaactagctgggcgaggtggcgggcgcctgtagtctcagctactcgggaggctgaggcgggagaatggcgtaaacccgggaggcggagcttgcagtgagctgagatccggccattgcactccagtccgggcgacagagcaagactctgcctcaaaaaaaaaaaaaaaaaaaaaaagaaaNNNNNNNNNNNNNNNNNNNNNNNNNNNNNNNNNNNNNNNNNNNNNNNNNNNNNNNNNNNNNNNNNNNNNNNNNNNNNNNNNNNNNNNNNNNNNNNNNNNNaaaaaaaaaaaaaaaaaaaaaaaagaaaataaactccaCAATATATGAGCTTTTTCCAGATATTCCCACAGGAAAACCAGAAAGTAACAAATGGTACTATAGTACACTCCCATTGGATCTCTCCTCT includes:
- the LOC111555845 gene encoding protein archease — protein: LDHTADVQLHAWGDTLEEAFEQCAMAMFGYMTDTGTVEPLQTVEVETQGDDLQSLLFHFLDEWLYKFSADEFFIPREVKVLSIDQRNFKLRSIG